The Pseudomonas sp. KU26590 genomic sequence GCCCAAGCGCGTGGAGAGCCTCACGCTGATCATGACCAGCTCCGGCGCGCCCGGCCTGCCGATGCCCAGCCCGGCGTTGTTGCAACTGCTGGCGCGTCGCGGCGCACCGGACCGGCAGACCGCGCTCGAGCAGCAGGCTGATTTGCTGGCTGCGCTGGGCAGCCCTGAGGTCAAGGATGATCGGCAGATGCTGTTGCATCAGGCGGCGGTTTCCTACGACCGAGCGTTCAATCCTGAAGGCGTGAAAAGGCAGATTCTGGCCATCCTGGCCGAACCCAGCCGCGTGGAGCTGTTGAATCGTCTGCGGGTGCCCACGTTGGTCGTCCACGGCACAGCGGATCCGCTGCTGCCGGTGATGCACGGCATTCATGTGGCTGCGCACATCCAAGGCAGCCAGTTGAAGCTCATTCCCGGCCTGGCCCACCGTTTTCAGGAAGCCTTCAAGGCCCCGTTGCTGGCGGCGGTGTTGCCCTATTTGCGCGAGCATCGCGAAGACGCTTCCCACGTCGCGCAGCTCTGATGAAGCGGCGGGCTTAGCTCGCCCATTGAGGACAGGCGCGCCGGTGTAGGGTTTGAGCCCAGGCGTGATCGGCGTATCGTGCAGCCTTTCCTCTCTCGCACGAGGCTGCCATGAGCATTCCCCTGAAAATTGACTTCATCTCCGACGTGTCCTGCCCCTGGTGCATCGTCGGCCTGCGCGCGCTGGACCAGGCGCTCGAGCATCTGGGCGATGAAGTCCAGGCTGACATCCACTTCCAGCCCTTCGAACTCAACCCGCAGATGCCACCGGAAGGTCAGGACATCTTCGAGCACATCGCCGAAAAGTACGGCTCGACGCACGAGCAATTTCAGGCCAATGCCGAGAATATCCGCGAGCGCGGCGCTGAGCTCGGGTTCGTTTTCAAGCAGGGCGAGCGACGTATTTTCAACACTTTCGACGCCCATCGACTGCTGCACTGGGCCGGGCTGGAAGGCAAGCAACACGCACTGAAAGAGGCGCTGTTCACGGCGTATTTCAGCCAGCACGCCAACGTATCCAGCCACCAGGTGCTGGCGGATGTCGCGCAGAAAGTGGGCCTGGACCGGGTGCGCGCCGAAGCCGTGCTGAGCAGCGACCAATACGCCAGCGAAGTTCGCGAACTCGAACAATTGTGGGTGTCGCGGGGCGTGAGTTCGGTACCGACGATCGTCTTCAATGAACAGTACGCCGTCTCCGGTGGGCAACCCGTTGACGTGTTCGTCAGCGCCATTCGTCAGATCGTGGGCGAAGAATCGAGTGTGGTTCATCCGGTCGGCTGACATGGGCATCAGGCCCTGACCCTTAGCCCGCTGGCGGTCGTTCCGGGGTTTTTGCACCCCGGACGGCTCTCATGGCTGTGCGCCTTCGGTCGTCATCTGCTGTTACGCATCGTCCATTGCTTTTCAAAAAACACTTGCTCCACCCAGCCACTTTCGGATATCAATTTGTACATGATTAGACAGGTTCGATTCGACAAGAAAAAACGCGTGGTGGATGAGCTGGCTCGACGCATTGAGACTGGCCAGATGGGCTCGGGCGAGTTGTTACCCGGCGAGAATCTGCTCGCTCAGGAATTCAATGTCAGCCGTGGCACGCTGCGCGAGGCGCTGTCTGAGCTCAAGCGACGTAACTACATCGCCACGCAAACCGGCGTGGGCTCGATTGTCACCTACGACGGCATCTCGCTGGATCAGCGCGCCGGTTGGGCCCAGGCCCTGGCCGACACGGGGGCCAAGGTCAGCACCGAAATTCTGCGTTTAGTGGCGGTGCAACGGCCTGATCTGGCGGGCCGGTTTGGCACGGCCGAGTTCATCGCGCTGGATCGCCGTCGAACGGCAGGCGACGGCAGCGTGGTTTCCCTGGAGCGCGTGCTGATTCCGGCCTGCGATGGCCTGGAAAATCTGCCCCGCGACGGACTGATGGAGGACTCGCTGACTGTGACGCTGGCCGCCCACGGCTATGTCGGTGATCGCGGCGATCAGTGGATCGGCGCCGAGCCCCTGAGCAACGACGACGCGGCGATGATGTTGCGCCAGCCGGGCTCGGTGTTCCTCAAGGCGACGCGTACCACGTTTGATCGCCGCGAACGTTTCATGGAGCACGTGGAAAGTCTTCTGGACCCCGTGCATTTTCGTCTGCATCTGGCTTTTGGATCGTCCACATGACCGCACTGATCGACACCTGCGACCGAGGCTTGGGCGCTTTCTACGGACTGGCGCTGGGCGATGCATTGGGGATGCCGACGCAGTCCCTGAGTCGCGAGCAGATCAGGCAGCGATTCGTCCGCATCACCACGCTGCAGGCCGCCGGTGCCGATCAGCCGATTGCGCCGAACATGCCCGCCGGATCGATCACCGATGACACCGAACAAGCGGTCCTGGTCGCTGAATTGCTGGTCGTTGGAGGAGGGCGCATCGAGCCTTCGGATCTGGCGCAGAGCCTGATCGACTGGGAAGCGGTAATGCAGGCCAAGGGTTCGCAAGACTTGCTGGGTCCCTCGACCAAACGCGCCATCGAGATGATTCTGGCCGGGCACAGTCCTGAAGAATCCGGGCGTTTTGGTACCACCAATGGCGCCGCCATGCGCATTACGCCGGTGGGCCTTGCCTTCGATGTGCGCAAAGAAGCGCGCCTCATCGAGGCGGTCAAGCAGGCCTGCCAGGTCACCCACAACACCAATCTCGGCATCTCCAGCGCAGCGGCGGTCGCGGCGGTTGTCTCGGCGGGCATCAGCGGTGCCAGTCTGGGCGAAGCACTCGACGTCGGCGCGCGCATCGCCCAGCAAGCAGAGCTATTCGGTTACTGGATCGCTGGCGGTCGCATTGCCGCCCGAATCCATTGGGCTAAACAGATGTGCGCCGACTGCAGCAACGAACAACTGCCCGAATTGATTTATGACGTGATCGGCACGTCCGTCGCCTCCCAGGAATCGGTTGTCGCCGCGTTCGCGCTCGCGCATCACGTGGCCCGCGGGCAGTTGTCGGCATTCGATGCGCTGTGCATGGCCGCGAGTCTGGGCGGCGACACCGACACCATCGCTGCCATTCTCGGGGCGATGCTCGGTGCCTGCGAAGGCATGGGCGCCTGGCCCGGGTCGCTGATCAAACAGATCCAGACCGTCAACGGACTCGACCTTCATCCCGTGGTCGAGCAGCTGCTGTCCCTGCGCGGGGTCTGACCCGACCGACGCCAGCCCGTATAAAAAACAAGACCTACCTCGCGGCTCTATGCAGCGGCGAGTCAGGGTTTTTGCAGCCTGCAAAAGCCCATGCTGACACGGATGTCGTTTGCTTTGCGCACTGCCCACAACCAGAACAAATGGCACAGGAGCATTCACATGACGTCATCCAACGCCGCTCAAGGCGCAGGTCAACTTGAAACACGCGGCATCGAACCGGTTCCGGAAAACGAATGCAACGGCCACCCGTTGCAGCTTTTCTGGGTGTGGTTCGCGGCCAATATCAGCATCCTCGGTCTGCCGCTGGGGGCGACGCTCGTGGCCTTTCGCGGACTGTCGATCGGGCAGGCGATCATCGTGGCGATTCTCGGCGCGGCCGGTTCTTTTGCGGTGGTGGGGGTCATTTCCATTGCCGGCCGGCGGGGCAGGGCGCCGAGTCTTACGCTGTCGCGGGCGATTTTCGGGGTGCGCGGGAATATTGGTCCGACCATTGTTTCGCTGATGTCGCGTCTGGGCTGGGAAACCGTGAACACCACGACCGCCGCTTTCGTACTGCTGTCGCTGTGCTCGATCCTCTTCGCTACGCCGGTGGAGGCCAAGAGTGCGCCGGGCCTGACCCTCGTGTTCATCGCCATTTTCGTGCTGATGACGCTGACCGTTTCCGGCCTTGGCCACGCCACCTTGCTGGTCATCCAGAAATGGGCGACGTACATATTTGGCGCGCTGAACGTCATCGTCGGCGGGTTCCTGATCGCGCACATCGACTGGGCCGCCGTGTTCAATGCCGCGCCTGCACCGGTGAGCGCGATGATCATCGGCATCGGCACCATGGCGGCGGGGACCGGCATCGGCTGGGCCAACGCGGGCGCCGACATGTCGCGCTATCAGCATCGCAGCGTCAAGGCCACGCGGCTGGTGGCGTCGGCCGCTTTCGGCGCGGGCATCCCGCTGGTGTTGCTGATCACCTTGGGCGGGCTGCTGTCGGTAGGCAATGACCACCTGGCGTCGGCCACTGATCCGATCATCGCGATCCGCGAACTGCTGCCGACCTGGATGGCCGTGCCGTACCTGATCACAGCGTTCGGCGGGCTGCTGCTCTCCAACAATCTGTCTGTGTACTCGGCGGGCCTGACCACGTTGACGCTGGGTCTGAAGATCAAGCGCGTGCACGCCGTGATCGTCGACATCGTGGCGATCTTCGCCGGCTCGATTTACTTCATGCTGATCGCCGACAGTTTTTACGGCCCGTTCATCACGTTCATTTCAATGCTCGCGGTGCCGATCACTGCGTGGGTCGGGATCTTCATCGTCGACCTGATGCATCGCCACTACTACTCACCGGCTGACTTGATGGACGTCTCGTCGCGAAGCGCCTATTGGTACCGCGGCGGCATCGAGTGGCGTGCGCTGGGTGCGTGGGCCCTGGCCATCGTGCTCGGTTACAGTTTCACCACTGTCGCGACTACGCCGGAGAACGTGATTTTCAAGGGTTTGCTGTCCGACTCGTGGTTCGGCCATAACGGGCTCGGCTGGATAGTGACCTTCGTGGTGGCGGGCGGTCTGTATGCTTTGCTGGGCGGCGCCCGTGACCGTCGTGTTGTTGCCCAAGAGGTTGTTCATGCCCGCTAGATTGCTCTACACCGGCCAGGTCGTGGTCGATCTGGTCATGGCGCTGGACGCCTTGCCTCGCTCCGGCGGCGATGTGCTCGCCCGCTCGGCGGCCTTCGAAACCGGCGGGGGATTCAACGTGATGGCCGCCGCACGACGAAGTGGCATGCCAACGGTGTACCTCGGTCGCCACGGCGCAGGGCGTTTTGGCGATCTGGCGCGGCAGGCCATGGCGGCAGAAGGTATCGACATCGCGATTGCGGCGTCGACGGGTCAGGACACTGGCCTGTCGGTGGCGCTTATCGAGCCTTCGGCCGAGCGCTCGTTCATTTCCTACGTCGGTGCCGAGGGCAGTTTGTCGGCTGAAGATCTGCGCGGCGTCGAGGTGCAAGCTGGGGATTACGTGTTCGTCAGCGGCTACAGCTTGCTGCACGAGAATAAGGTTTCGACGCTGCTGGACTGGCTCGTGCAGCTGCCGGCCGGGGCGGGCGTGGTGTTTGATCCAGGGCCACTGATCGATTCCCCGGAGGCGTCCGGCATGCAGGCGGTTTTGCCGCTGATTACGCTGTGGACCAGCAATGCCGAAGAGGCGCTGCGCTTCACCGGGTGCGAGACGATCGATGGGGCGCTCGGCAGGCTTGCGCAATGGCTGCGCGATGACGCGTTATTGGTGGTGCGTGATGGGCCTAATGGCTGCTGGATTCGTCAGGGTTTCGAGGCCCGACACATCCGCGGCTTCCCGGTCACTGCCATCGACACCAACGGCGCCGGTGACGCCCATGCAGGCGTGTTGCTGGCTGGATTGGCGTCTGGGCTGTCGGCTGCTCAAGCGGCATTGCGCGCCAATGCAGCCGCAGCCATCGCCGTCACCCGCTGGGGCCCGGCGACTGCGCCGACAGCGCCAGAAGTGGATGAGTTAGTCGGCAGCAGCGAATTTCCCCTGGCACCCTGATGATCCCCGCCATCGCATGACCTGTAGGAGCGTGGCTTGTCCCGCGATCTGGCGCGAAGCGGCAGCAAATCCGCTGAATGCGGTTCCTCGGGAAGGACCGAGTCGTCCGGTTTTACGGCTGCTGCGCA encodes the following:
- a CDS encoding GntR family transcriptional regulator encodes the protein MIRQVRFDKKKRVVDELARRIETGQMGSGELLPGENLLAQEFNVSRGTLREALSELKRRNYIATQTGVGSIVTYDGISLDQRAGWAQALADTGAKVSTEILRLVAVQRPDLAGRFGTAEFIALDRRRTAGDGSVVSLERVLIPACDGLENLPRDGLMEDSLTVTLAAHGYVGDRGDQWIGAEPLSNDDAAMMLRQPGSVFLKATRTTFDRRERFMEHVESLLDPVHFRLHLAFGSST
- a CDS encoding alpha/beta fold hydrolase, whose translation is MRVLLFLAALLCSLPSFAASRCDVDVPTQVAELDDVHLAYQSIGRDSDPALLLVMGLGGQLIHWPDEVVVALCQQGFRVIRYDNRDVGLSTWVQAPPSPNLTYEVLRYKIGLPVSAPYSLTDMAQDALGLMDALHVQQFHVLGASMGGMIAQHLADMAPKRVESLTLIMTSSGAPGLPMPSPALLQLLARRGAPDRQTALEQQADLLAALGSPEVKDDRQMLLHQAAVSYDRAFNPEGVKRQILAILAEPSRVELLNRLRVPTLVVHGTADPLLPVMHGIHVAAHIQGSQLKLIPGLAHRFQEAFKAPLLAAVLPYLREHREDASHVAQL
- a CDS encoding PfkB family carbohydrate kinase codes for the protein MPARLLYTGQVVVDLVMALDALPRSGGDVLARSAAFETGGGFNVMAAARRSGMPTVYLGRHGAGRFGDLARQAMAAEGIDIAIAASTGQDTGLSVALIEPSAERSFISYVGAEGSLSAEDLRGVEVQAGDYVFVSGYSLLHENKVSTLLDWLVQLPAGAGVVFDPGPLIDSPEASGMQAVLPLITLWTSNAEEALRFTGCETIDGALGRLAQWLRDDALLVVRDGPNGCWIRQGFEARHIRGFPVTAIDTNGAGDAHAGVLLAGLASGLSAAQAALRANAAAAIAVTRWGPATAPTAPEVDELVGSSEFPLAP
- a CDS encoding purine-cytosine permease family protein translates to MTSSNAAQGAGQLETRGIEPVPENECNGHPLQLFWVWFAANISILGLPLGATLVAFRGLSIGQAIIVAILGAAGSFAVVGVISIAGRRGRAPSLTLSRAIFGVRGNIGPTIVSLMSRLGWETVNTTTAAFVLLSLCSILFATPVEAKSAPGLTLVFIAIFVLMTLTVSGLGHATLLVIQKWATYIFGALNVIVGGFLIAHIDWAAVFNAAPAPVSAMIIGIGTMAAGTGIGWANAGADMSRYQHRSVKATRLVASAAFGAGIPLVLLITLGGLLSVGNDHLASATDPIIAIRELLPTWMAVPYLITAFGGLLLSNNLSVYSAGLTTLTLGLKIKRVHAVIVDIVAIFAGSIYFMLIADSFYGPFITFISMLAVPITAWVGIFIVDLMHRHYYSPADLMDVSSRSAYWYRGGIEWRALGAWALAIVLGYSFTTVATTPENVIFKGLLSDSWFGHNGLGWIVTFVVAGGLYALLGGARDRRVVAQEVVHAR
- a CDS encoding ADP-ribosylglycohydrolase family protein, producing the protein MTALIDTCDRGLGAFYGLALGDALGMPTQSLSREQIRQRFVRITTLQAAGADQPIAPNMPAGSITDDTEQAVLVAELLVVGGGRIEPSDLAQSLIDWEAVMQAKGSQDLLGPSTKRAIEMILAGHSPEESGRFGTTNGAAMRITPVGLAFDVRKEARLIEAVKQACQVTHNTNLGISSAAAVAAVVSAGISGASLGEALDVGARIAQQAELFGYWIAGGRIAARIHWAKQMCADCSNEQLPELIYDVIGTSVASQESVVAAFALAHHVARGQLSAFDALCMAASLGGDTDTIAAILGAMLGACEGMGAWPGSLIKQIQTVNGLDLHPVVEQLLSLRGV
- a CDS encoding DsbA family oxidoreductase, which translates into the protein MSIPLKIDFISDVSCPWCIVGLRALDQALEHLGDEVQADIHFQPFELNPQMPPEGQDIFEHIAEKYGSTHEQFQANAENIRERGAELGFVFKQGERRIFNTFDAHRLLHWAGLEGKQHALKEALFTAYFSQHANVSSHQVLADVAQKVGLDRVRAEAVLSSDQYASEVRELEQLWVSRGVSSVPTIVFNEQYAVSGGQPVDVFVSAIRQIVGEESSVVHPVG